A genomic segment from Nicotiana tabacum cultivar K326 chromosome 9, ASM71507v2, whole genome shotgun sequence encodes:
- the LOC142164043 gene encoding uncharacterized protein LOC142164043 yields MLKHIHLNIPLVDMLHEVPKYAKYIKDIVANKSRLVEFETVALTEECTSRIQHKLPQKLKDPGSFTIPVRIGEIDVGRALCDLGASINLMSLSVFKQLGLGAPRPTTVMLQLADRSYVYPEGLIEDVLLQIGEFVFPADFIILMS; encoded by the coding sequence ATGTTGAAGCACATACACTTGAACATCCCTTTGGTGGACATGCTCCATGAGGTCccaaaatatgcaaaatatatTAAGGATATAGTGGCAAATAAAAGTAGGTTAGTTGAGTTTGAGACTGtcgcacttactgaggagtgtaCTTCCAGGATTCAACATAAGCttccacaaaagcttaaggatccggGTAGTTTTACCATCCCCGTGAGGATTGGTGAAATTGATGTGGGCAgagccttgtgtgatttgggagcaagtatcAATCTGATGTCGTTGTCAGTGTTCAAACAATTGGGCTTAGGAGCTCCGAGACCCACCACGGTGATGCTACAGTTGGCTGATAGATCTTATGTTTATCCTGAGGGGTTAATTGAGGACGTCTTGCTGCAGATTGGGGAGTTTGTTTTCCCTGCAGATTTTATCATTCTGATGAGTTAG